In Calidithermus timidus DSM 17022, the following are encoded in one genomic region:
- a CDS encoding helix-turn-helix transcriptional regulator: protein MVFSDNDTLRLHGEALCASSPLPGAAHLVLDAPWGYALHTLPHLPRPVLVVTGVNSAPYLRDLVDLRPQGVIARPVGPQEVLAALGRVAEGECFYEGPVLEDGLLPCERAVLRRLAFGLENAEIARELGVSRRTVENRVGALREKLGLRGG from the coding sequence ATGGTCTTCAGCGACAACGACACGCTACGGCTTCACGGCGAGGCCCTCTGTGCCTCGTCCCCCCTTCCGGGGGCAGCCCACCTGGTGCTTGACGCCCCCTGGGGATACGCCCTGCATACGCTGCCGCACCTGCCCCGCCCGGTGTTGGTGGTCACCGGGGTGAACTCAGCCCCCTACCTGCGTGACCTGGTGGACCTCAGGCCACAGGGGGTGATCGCCCGTCCTGTGGGCCCCCAGGAGGTGCTGGCTGCCCTGGGGCGGGTGGCCGAAGGGGAGTGCTTCTACGAGGGTCCTGTGCTGGAAGACGGACTGCTGCCCTGTGAGCGGGCGGTGCTGCGGCGTCTGGCCTTCGGGCTGGAGAACGCGGAGATCGCCCGCGAGCTCGGGGTGAGCCGCCGCACGGTGGAGAACCGCGTGGGGGCTCTGCGGGAGAAGCTCGGCCTGAGGGGCGGGTAG
- a CDS encoding ArdC-like ssDNA-binding domain-containing protein has product MKADALMEKVKGWLEELERGLREGHTGDFLSFLEGMGRFHQYSARNVALILQQRPDATLVAGIKRWNELGRRVKKGERAIAILAPTLKKVEVLDEGTGEVREERRLVGFHTAYVFDIAQTEGKPLESPQDTPERAEVYGRLCSRCPVPVEERLTGGAMGYTNGKRIVISAMLSPTAKAETLLHEWAHVLLHYGGVEPPVTVKELEAEATAYAVGRHLGLGMEGSRDYILHWQGTVEDLERSLERISQTAREMLVALEGARPARAEAA; this is encoded by the coding sequence ATGAAAGCCGACGCGCTCATGGAGAAGGTCAAGGGCTGGCTCGAAGAACTCGAGAGGGGGCTTCGGGAGGGGCACACCGGGGACTTCCTCTCCTTCCTGGAGGGGATGGGCCGCTTCCACCAGTACAGCGCCCGCAACGTGGCCCTGATCCTCCAGCAGCGGCCCGACGCCACGCTGGTGGCCGGGATCAAGCGCTGGAACGAACTGGGGCGGCGGGTGAAGAAGGGGGAGCGGGCCATCGCGATCCTGGCTCCCACCCTCAAGAAGGTGGAGGTTCTGGACGAGGGGACCGGCGAGGTGCGGGAAGAACGGCGGCTGGTGGGCTTCCACACCGCCTACGTCTTCGACATCGCTCAGACCGAGGGGAAGCCCCTCGAGTCCCCGCAGGACACGCCCGAAAGGGCGGAAGTTTACGGCCGGCTCTGCTCGAGGTGCCCGGTGCCGGTGGAGGAGCGGCTGACCGGCGGCGCGATGGGCTACACCAACGGCAAGCGGATCGTCATCTCCGCGATGCTCTCCCCCACCGCAAAAGCCGAGACCCTGCTGCACGAGTGGGCGCACGTCCTGCTGCACTACGGGGGAGTGGAACCGCCGGTGACGGTGAAGGAGCTCGAGGCCGAGGCCACCGCCTACGCGGTGGGGCGGCACCTCGGGCTAGGGATGGAGGGCAGCCGCGACTACATCCTGCACTGGCAGGGCACGGTGGAAGACCTGGAACGTTCGCTCGAGCGGATCAGCCAGACCGCCAGGGAGATGCTGGTGGCCCTCGAGGGGGCCCGGCCAGCCCGGGCGGAAGCGGCCTAG
- a CDS encoding DUF5615 family PIN-like protein, which yields MRLLIDVNLTPKWVGFFQDHGVEAVHWSAIGALTARDEVLLEAAAEGGYVLLTHDQDMGTLLALARSHRPSVVLLRTGDLRPQGVGPRLLQILRGLEGELEAGAMVVVEDRRVRVRRLPF from the coding sequence CTGAGGCTGCTGATCGACGTCAACCTCACCCCCAAGTGGGTGGGGTTTTTTCAGGACCATGGTGTGGAAGCGGTGCACTGGTCGGCCATAGGAGCGCTGACGGCCAGGGACGAGGTGCTCCTGGAGGCCGCAGCGGAAGGCGGGTATGTGCTGCTGACCCACGACCAGGACATGGGCACCCTGCTGGCCCTGGCCAGGAGTCACCGCCCCAGCGTGGTGTTGCTGCGCACAGGCGACCTGCGGCCCCAAGGGGTGGGGCCACGGCTTCTGCAAATCCTGCGCGGCCTGGAAGGAGAACTCGAGGCCGGGGCCATGGTGGTGGTCGAGGACCGACGGGTCAGGGTGCGCAGGCTGCCTTTCTGA
- a CDS encoding DUF433 domain-containing protein, with the protein MDWRERITFDPQVMGGRPCIRGMRITVGTILTLLRHQTPEEILRDYPYLEREDIDAALEYAAYLADEREVAV; encoded by the coding sequence ATGGACTGGCGCGAGCGGATCACCTTCGACCCCCAGGTCATGGGGGGCAGGCCCTGCATCCGGGGGATGCGGATCACGGTGGGAACTATCCTCACGCTGCTGCGTCACCAGACCCCGGAGGAGATCCTGCGGGACTATCCCTACCTCGAGCGCGAGGACATCGACGCTGCGCTGGAGTACGCGGCCTACCTCGCCGACGAGCGGGAGGTGGCGGTCTGA
- a CDS encoding zinc metallopeptidase, translated as MDTQMLFYLWAVLALGLLAHHTHRRKALEREAGAVLPFSGGYLVRKRGIPVRAGRSDGFSPLYGTVFLRRGVMEGRAVRDVALAAHEAAHALRLARGERTARLASRVMVVRWMLFGSGLTLAFLLNPAAIGVLALAYGAGLLVIPEEREASREAILILREEGVGEAEIDGARRMLEGYGDSYWLVPIVALALLGWQAVAA; from the coding sequence ATGGATACACAGATGCTCTTCTACCTCTGGGCCGTGCTGGCCCTCGGGCTGCTGGCTCACCACACCCACCGGCGGAAGGCCCTCGAGCGGGAGGCCGGGGCGGTGCTTCCCTTCTCCGGGGGCTATCTGGTACGCAAGCGGGGGATTCCGGTGCGGGCAGGGCGGAGCGATGGCTTCTCTCCCCTCTACGGCACGGTTTTCTTGCGGCGGGGGGTCATGGAGGGCCGGGCCGTGCGGGACGTGGCCTTGGCCGCGCACGAGGCGGCCCACGCCTTGCGGCTGGCGCGGGGGGAGCGCACGGCCCGGCTGGCGAGCCGGGTGATGGTGGTGCGCTGGATGCTCTTCGGCAGCGGCCTGACCCTGGCCTTCCTGCTCAACCCGGCGGCCATCGGAGTGCTGGCCCTGGCCTACGGGGCGGGGCTCCTGGTGATCCCTGAGGAGCGGGAGGCCAGCCGAGAGGCCATCCTCATCCTCAGAGAGGAGGGGGTTGGAGAGGCGGAGATCGACGGGGCGAGGCGGATGCTCGAGGGGTATGGGGACAGCTACTGGCTGGTGCCGATTGTGGCCCTGGCCCTGCTGGGCTGGCAGGCGGTGGCGGCCTAG